The region AACCGGAAGGAAGTTCCTGAGTTTATCCAATTGCGTCAAATCTTTCAGGTATAGATCGGACAGAGTACAGATTTCCTCCTGATTCTTTTCATGGCTGTCATACACCGCCGCTACCGGAAACCCGGCCGCTTTCGCCGCTTTGACGGCATAGAGCGCATCGTCAAACACAACTGTCTCTGCCTTCTTTGTTCCCAGGAAGCGAAGCGCTGCTTCAAAAATTTCCGGTTCGTCCTTGCCGTGACCCACCTCGTTGCAGGTAAAAATCTCCCCAAAACAGGACAGCACCCCACACCGCTCCAGGGCATCCTCCACTAGATACCGGTCTGTGGCAGTGGCGATACACAGCTTGACTTTGCTCCGCTGGAGCTGTGCCAGCAGCTCCTTTACTCCCGCCTTCAGCGGAACCTCAAAACGGTAATACCGCTCCAGCATGGCGTTGACCCCAGCCATAATCTCCTTAATACTCAGCGTCACACCATACTCTGTCTGGTAATAGCAGGCCGCCTGGTGCAGGCTCATATTTTTAAACGTATCGTTCAAATTCTCCCGCGGCTCATATCCGATGGAGCGCAAATAGGTCTCGCCAATCGTATCCCAAATAAACATGGAATCCAACAGCGTACCGTCAACATCAAAAATCACGCCGCAAATCCTCATGCCCTTACCATCCTCTCTGCCAGCGCCCGAAGCTCCTGGCAATTCCTCTCAATATCCTCTGCCGAGAAGATGGCGGATACCAGGGCCGCCCCGTCCACGCCGCTGCCGGCCAGGCTAAGAAGGTTGTCCCGGTTGATGCCGCCGATAGCTACGATGGGCACATCCACCGCGCTGCAAATATCCCGTAGGGTCTCGCTGGTCATCTGGTCCGCGTCAGCCTTGGTGCTTGTGGGAAACACCGCTCCCAAACCCAGGTAGTCCGCGCCGTCGTGGACAGCCTGACGGGCCTCCTCAACCGTGTGGACAGAGACACCGAGAATCATCGCGTCCCCCACCCGGCGGCGGACCTCCCCCGCCACCATATCTTCCTGGCCCACATGGATTCCGTCCGCCCCGCATGCGACGGCAATATCCACGTTGTCATTCACAATAAAGGGTATGTGGTACCGGCGGCACAGGGCGCAGATGTCCTTAGCCTCCTGAAGAAACGCCGCTTCGTCCAGCTCTTTCTCCCGCAGCTGCACACAAGTTACGCCGCCTTTCAATGCCGCTTCTACCTGCTCATAGAGAGTCTGCTCCCCGCTCCAGGTCCGGTCGGTGACAGCATAGAGCAGCATATGCCGCTTATCGCATTTCATAGTTTGCTCCTTTCTCCAGTTCCGCCGGGGTCAGGCGGTACATGGCGTCGATAATATAGTTCCGGTAAGAGGCGTTACCGTCCAGCCCTGTCATACGTTTGTAGGCGACTTCTCCGCACAGACCCATGGCGCACACGGCGGCCGCAGCGGCCTCCAGGGACTGATCCGGGTTTGCTGTGACAAAGGCCGCAGTCAGAGCAGAAAGCTGGCAGCCGGTTCCGGTGATGGAGGACATCTCCGGACGGCCGTTGCGTATACAAAAGGCCCGCTCCTCATCCGCCACAATGTCAATCGCTCCGGTAACGGCAATCACCGCCCC is a window of Enterocloster clostridioformis DNA encoding:
- the thiE gene encoding thiamine phosphate synthase, producing the protein MKCDKRHMLLYAVTDRTWSGEQTLYEQVEAALKGGVTCVQLREKELDEAAFLQEAKDICALCRRYHIPFIVNDNVDIAVACGADGIHVGQEDMVAGEVRRRVGDAMILGVSVHTVEEARQAVHDGADYLGLGAVFPTSTKADADQMTSETLRDICSAVDVPIVAIGGINRDNLLSLAGSGVDGAALVSAIFSAEDIERNCQELRALAERMVRA
- a CDS encoding HAD family hydrolase yields the protein MRICGVIFDVDGTLLDSMFIWDTIGETYLRSIGYEPRENLNDTFKNMSLHQAACYYQTEYGVTLSIKEIMAGVNAMLERYYRFEVPLKAGVKELLAQLQRSKVKLCIATATDRYLVEDALERCGVLSCFGEIFTCNEVGHGKDEPEIFEAALRFLGTKKAETVVFDDALYAVKAAKAAGFPVAAVYDSHEKNQEEICTLSDLYLKDLTQLDKLRNFLPV